The Polynucleobacter sp. TSB-Sco08W16 genome includes a region encoding these proteins:
- the rpsD gene encoding 30S ribosomal protein S4 → MARYLGPKAKLARREGTDLFLKSARRALSDKCKLDTKPGQHGRTSGSRTSDYGNQLREKQKVKRIYGVLERQFRRYFAEAERRKGNTGETLLQLLESRLDNVVYRMGFGSTRAEARQLVSHCAILLNGSPVNIPSIQVKPGDVVAIREKAKKQARITESLNLVGQMAAVTWVSVDAAKLEGTFKQVPDREDISGEINESLIVELYSR, encoded by the coding sequence GTGGCACGTTACTTAGGGCCTAAGGCCAAATTAGCACGTCGGGAAGGTACCGACTTATTTTTAAAGAGCGCTCGTCGCGCCCTGTCAGACAAGTGCAAGTTAGATACTAAGCCTGGTCAACATGGTCGTACATCCGGCTCAAGAACATCTGATTACGGCAATCAATTGCGTGAAAAGCAAAAGGTCAAGCGTATCTATGGCGTATTAGAGCGTCAGTTCCGTCGTTACTTCGCAGAAGCTGAGCGTCGTAAGGGCAATACTGGTGAAACATTGCTTCAGTTGTTAGAGTCACGTCTCGATAACGTAGTCTATCGTATGGGTTTTGGTTCTACTCGCGCTGAAGCGCGTCAGTTGGTTTCCCATTGTGCAATTTTGCTCAATGGCAGCCCTGTGAATATCCCATCAATTCAGGTAAAGCCTGGTGATGTTGTTGCGATTCGTGAAAAAGCGAAAAAGCAAGCGCGTATTACTGAATCACTCAATTTAGTTGGACAAATGGCAGCTGTTACTTGGGTTTCAGTTGACGCAGCTAAGCTCGAGGGAACATTTAAGCAAGTGCCTGACCGTGAAGACATCAGCGGTGAAATTAATGAAAGTTTGATCGTCGAATTGTATTCACGCTAA
- the rpoA gene encoding DNA-directed RNA polymerase subunit alpha — protein MQTNLLKPKIISVEALTANQAKVVMEPFERGYGHTLGNALRRVLLSSMVGYAPTEVAIAGVVHEYSTLDGVQEDVVNLLLNLKGIVFKLQSRDEVTINLRKEGPGVVTAKDIDLPHDVEIINPDHVIAHLSAGGKLDMQIKVEKGRGYVPGNVRQYNDETTKIIGRIVLDASFSPVSRVSYAVESARVEQRTDLDRLVMTIETNGVLSPEEAIRQAASILVDQLVVFAALESSEVSGDLAPSRSSMVDPMLMRPVDDLELTVRSANCLKAENIYYIGDLIQRTENELLKTPNLGRKSLNEIKDVLAARGLSLGMKLESWPPANLEK, from the coding sequence ATGCAAACAAATTTGCTCAAGCCAAAAATTATTTCTGTTGAAGCGCTTACCGCCAACCAAGCTAAGGTTGTTATGGAGCCGTTCGAGCGTGGCTATGGCCACACACTCGGAAATGCATTACGTCGCGTACTCTTGTCCTCGATGGTTGGTTATGCACCAACTGAAGTAGCTATTGCAGGTGTAGTTCATGAATACTCCACTTTAGATGGAGTGCAAGAAGATGTTGTCAATCTCTTGTTGAACCTCAAAGGTATCGTATTTAAATTGCAGTCCCGTGATGAAGTCACTATCAATTTGCGTAAAGAAGGCCCAGGCGTTGTTACTGCAAAAGATATCGATTTGCCACACGATGTAGAAATCATCAATCCTGATCACGTGATCGCTCACTTGTCCGCTGGTGGCAAGTTAGACATGCAGATCAAGGTTGAAAAAGGTCGTGGCTACGTTCCAGGTAACGTTCGTCAATACAACGACGAAACTACTAAGATCATTGGCCGCATCGTATTGGATGCTTCATTTAGCCCGGTTAGCCGTGTTAGCTATGCCGTTGAGTCTGCTCGTGTTGAGCAACGTACCGACCTTGATCGTCTCGTAATGACAATCGAAACCAACGGTGTGTTGTCTCCTGAAGAAGCAATTCGCCAGGCTGCTAGCATCTTGGTTGATCAGTTAGTAGTATTCGCAGCTCTTGAGAGCAGCGAAGTTTCTGGTGATCTCGCACCAAGTCGCTCTTCAATGGTTGATCCTATGTTGATGCGTCCGGTTGATGATCTCGAGCTCACAGTTCGCTCTGCAAACTGCTTGAAGGCTGAGAACATTTACTACATCGGTGACTTGATTCAACGTACAGAGAATGAATTGTTGAAGACGCCTAATTTGGGTCGTAAGTCTTTGAATGAAATCAAAGATGTATTGGCTGCTCGTGGTTTAAGTCTTGGCATGAAACTCGAAAGCTGGCCTCCAGCTAACCTCGAGAAATAA
- the rplQ gene encoding 50S ribosomal protein L17 — protein MRHGNGLRKLNRTSSHRLAMLRNMSNSLLEHEVIKTTLPKAKELRMVVEPLITLGKKDNLANRRLAFNRTRDRDIVTKLFTELGPRYATRPGGYLRILKFGFRHGDNAPMALVELVDRPEVEETTVAEEA, from the coding sequence ATGCGTCACGGAAACGGCTTACGCAAACTAAACAGAACATCTTCACATCGCTTGGCGATGCTGCGCAACATGTCCAATTCTCTTTTGGAGCACGAAGTGATTAAAACCACTTTGCCAAAAGCAAAAGAATTGCGCATGGTTGTTGAGCCCTTGATTACCCTTGGTAAAAAAGACAACTTGGCAAACCGTCGCTTGGCATTCAATCGCACTCGTGATCGCGATATCGTGACCAAGCTCTTTACAGAGCTCGGCCCACGTTACGCAACCCGTCCAGGTGGCTACCTTCGTATTTTGAAGTTCGGCTTCCGTCATGGCGACAATGCCCCAATGGCATTGGTTGAGTTGGTTGATCGTCCAGAAGTTGAAGAAACAACAGTAGCTGAAGAGGCTTAA
- the cutA gene encoding divalent-cation tolerance protein CutA, translating into MSQNPSVNPDRLLMVITSLPNMEAAKGLAHALVEGKMAACVQLMGGMKSVYRWEGKLCEEYEVLLSAKTTASKWPQISRFIQAEHPYDIPEILAFSPEQYAQQYGEWVQAEVNSKA; encoded by the coding sequence ATGTCTCAAAACCCCTCAGTCAATCCCGATCGGCTCCTGATGGTCATTACTAGCCTTCCCAATATGGAGGCTGCTAAAGGCTTAGCTCACGCTCTGGTAGAGGGGAAAATGGCTGCCTGCGTCCAATTGATGGGTGGTATGAAGTCGGTTTATCGCTGGGAAGGCAAGCTTTGCGAGGAATATGAGGTTCTATTGTCCGCAAAAACTACTGCAAGCAAGTGGCCACAAATCTCCCGCTTTATTCAAGCGGAGCATCCATATGATATTCCAGAGATTCTGGCTTTTTCACCCGAGCAATATGCGCAGCAATACGGCGAATGGGTTCAAGCTGAGGTAAATTCAAAGGCATGA
- the dsbD gene encoding protein-disulfide reductase DsbD: protein MRIPSFLKIVFALIVLLSAQVFATTDFLPPEKAFRLEATWLENSNQVELEFLPAKGYYIYQESLKFDAGTQAGKLYNIRPQLPNGVEKFDETFQKKLQIYKQPFMVLLDIKPVAGKPTHVEVTLQGCAEAGICYPPMTLKFLLAAPGVKAAPIPEVLDGAQVSSGSQAEFSLTDLWRERDDVNAIGRFLQSTSTAYLFLAFFVLGLALAFTPCVLPMLPILSSVIFGTQGGQAVSKRRASVLAASYVLGMALVYAMAGVLMAALGGSVQRALQSPFALATFALLLLALSGSLFGLYDLRLPQAWHQHVDRLAGRQKGGSVFGAFALGGISTLVASPCITAPLAGVLAFIAQTGSISLGAGLLFVMALGMGLPLLFIAIEARILIPSTGIWMVWLQRTLGVLLVATAAWIASPLTQKNEPIGSVKTINGQSIHQVGDLSFVVIHSPAELDAQLTNAKQEQKIVLLDFYADWCISCKEMEVNTFTNTEVSKELKQFVLLQADVTANSPENQALLKRFGLYGPPGILFFDQSSGEQKDQRVIGYMPPQRFLEQLRRIVRY from the coding sequence ATGAGAATTCCATCGTTTCTGAAAATCGTTTTTGCCTTAATTGTGCTGCTATCAGCACAAGTATTTGCGACTACGGATTTCTTGCCACCAGAAAAGGCGTTCCGACTAGAAGCTACTTGGTTGGAAAATTCAAATCAAGTAGAGCTTGAGTTCTTGCCTGCCAAGGGTTACTACATCTACCAAGAATCACTGAAATTTGATGCTGGCACGCAAGCTGGGAAGCTATATAACATCAGACCTCAATTACCTAATGGTGTTGAAAAGTTTGATGAAACTTTTCAGAAAAAACTGCAGATTTATAAGCAGCCCTTTATGGTTTTGCTGGATATCAAACCCGTTGCTGGAAAACCGACTCATGTTGAAGTCACTTTGCAGGGTTGTGCCGAGGCGGGCATTTGCTATCCACCTATGACGCTGAAATTCTTATTAGCTGCGCCTGGTGTTAAGGCCGCACCAATACCCGAGGTTCTGGACGGTGCACAAGTTTCATCAGGTTCTCAAGCAGAATTTAGCTTGACGGATTTATGGCGTGAGCGCGATGACGTCAATGCCATTGGCCGGTTTCTACAAAGTACCTCCACAGCTTATTTATTCTTGGCGTTCTTTGTCTTAGGCTTAGCATTGGCATTTACGCCTTGCGTTTTACCAATGTTGCCAATTCTCTCTAGTGTGATCTTTGGCACGCAGGGCGGGCAAGCTGTATCCAAGAGGCGTGCCAGTGTCTTGGCGGCGTCCTATGTCTTGGGTATGGCGCTGGTCTATGCCATGGCTGGCGTACTCATGGCAGCCCTTGGAGGGAGCGTACAAAGAGCATTACAAAGCCCATTTGCACTGGCTACTTTTGCGCTATTACTGTTGGCCTTATCTGGCAGCTTATTCGGCTTGTATGACTTACGCTTACCCCAAGCATGGCATCAGCATGTAGACCGGCTTGCTGGTCGTCAAAAGGGAGGTAGTGTCTTTGGAGCGTTTGCCTTGGGGGGCATTTCTACTTTGGTAGCTAGCCCTTGTATTACCGCTCCATTGGCAGGTGTTTTAGCTTTTATTGCTCAAACAGGCTCGATCAGTCTGGGCGCAGGATTGCTCTTTGTCATGGCGCTGGGAATGGGCTTACCGCTCCTCTTCATTGCAATTGAGGCGCGCATATTAATTCCATCTACCGGTATTTGGATGGTTTGGTTACAGCGTACCTTAGGTGTTTTATTGGTTGCCACCGCTGCCTGGATTGCCTCTCCTTTAACTCAAAAAAATGAGCCTATTGGCTCTGTGAAGACCATTAATGGGCAGAGTATTCATCAAGTAGGGGATTTATCTTTTGTCGTCATTCATTCGCCGGCAGAGTTAGATGCTCAACTCACAAATGCAAAGCAAGAGCAAAAAATAGTATTACTCGATTTTTATGCCGATTGGTGTATCAGTTGCAAAGAAATGGAAGTGAATACTTTTACAAACACTGAAGTGAGCAAAGAGCTAAAGCAATTTGTTTTATTGCAAGCCGATGTGACAGCAAATAGCCCTGAGAATCAAGCACTATTGAAGCGGTTTGGTTTGTATGGCCCGCCCGGTATTTTGTTCTTCGATCAAAGCTCGGGTGAACAAAAAGATCAACGCGTGATTGGTTATATGCCGCCACAGCGCTTTCTAGAGCAATTGCGTAGAATAGTTCGCTACTAA
- a CDS encoding MOSC domain-containing protein — MAKVSGIFIASSAGESMLQKSFVKMLPNVGIDGDRYALGLGAYSKGLPTKIRDISLITRAGIDAANQELKLLGLDPFLDYETRRNIVIEGLSSQLLNNLVGKEFYLGKLKLRATELCIPCERPSKLSKKKDFLKAFEGRGGIRAQILEAGEIKLGDLLTEYY; from the coding sequence ATGGCAAAAGTCTCCGGTATTTTCATTGCATCGAGCGCTGGTGAGTCAATGCTTCAAAAGAGCTTTGTGAAGATGCTTCCCAATGTTGGGATTGACGGTGATCGGTATGCGCTTGGCTTGGGGGCATATTCAAAGGGATTACCAACAAAGATAAGGGATATCTCGCTGATTACGCGAGCGGGAATCGATGCGGCAAATCAGGAATTAAAGTTGCTGGGCCTAGATCCATTTCTGGACTATGAAACCAGAAGAAATATTGTTATTGAGGGCTTAAGCTCGCAACTCTTAAATAACTTAGTTGGCAAAGAATTTTATTTGGGCAAGCTTAAACTGAGGGCTACTGAGTTATGCATTCCATGCGAGCGCCCATCCAAACTCTCCAAGAAAAAAGATTTTCTTAAGGCGTTTGAGGGTAGAGGCGGAATTAGGGCTCAAATATTAGAGGCAGGCGAGATCAAGCTTGGCGACCTACTTACTGAATATTATTGA